One Paenisporosarcina sp. FSL H8-0542 genomic region harbors:
- a CDS encoding GNAT family N-acetyltransferase, with the protein MIKFHGTPTLETERLILRRLVIEDAQSFFTHWMSDERVTDNLIKGAHKSIKESVERVTNIVNEYEEQEFCYWGIELKATGDLIGAIDFYHFDLGTENCEVGFTLGYDWWNQGYGTESLKAVMEFGFRHMNIHKISAAHNSDNPASGKIMQKVGMKQEGSIRHMIRNAKNQYKDCAIYGILQEEYLLQVKMG; encoded by the coding sequence ATGATTAAATTCCACGGAACACCAACGCTGGAAACCGAACGATTGATTCTTAGAAGACTGGTTATTGAAGATGCACAAAGCTTCTTTACCCATTGGATGTCTGATGAACGGGTTACGGACAATCTCATAAAAGGAGCACATAAATCAATCAAGGAGTCAGTTGAGAGGGTAACGAATATTGTCAATGAATATGAGGAACAAGAATTTTGTTATTGGGGCATTGAATTAAAAGCAACTGGTGATCTTATCGGAGCAATCGATTTTTATCATTTCGACCTCGGCACGGAAAATTGCGAAGTAGGATTTACACTCGGTTACGACTGGTGGAATCAAGGATATGGAACAGAATCGTTGAAAGCCGTTATGGAATTTGGCTTCAGGCATATGAATATTCATAAGATATCTGCAGCACATAACAGTGATAATCCTGCATCCGGAAAAATCATGCAAAAAGTTGGAATGAAACAAGAAGGGTCGATACGGCATATGATTCGTAACGCTAAAAATCAATACAAAGACTGTGCAATCTACGGGATTCTCCAGGAAGAGTACTTACTACAAGTAAAGATGGGGTGA